In Hydractinia symbiolongicarpus strain clone_291-10 chromosome 4, HSymV2.1, whole genome shotgun sequence, the following proteins share a genomic window:
- the LOC130641827 gene encoding malignant fibrous histiocytoma-amplified sequence 1 homolog has protein sequence MPSKELSRSAPSGSVTFDALTRNNNGGSMRSIPVSIRASSPLLWPFTMLPFSRFETTNDDSRSPKFLNLSKHSHDTVIKLNTNNLIEIPNKMHLLKQVEELRLTRNIYKTGDGLQNLPQSISSLNKLKILDLRGNPLNSVPLSVCKLKNLTELNLESCNILSMPLEITSLTSLNRLSLDNNKIKDPELYYFSTVKYLSIVNNGIQSVRAILPAQMVTLDMSENFLESLKETFFHDSCCLEKLYLRENLLTHLPASISKLPKLKVLDVSKNEIGKLQESICQLKSLIFFNISYNALTALPKSVTNLTGMENSRFLCGENPLQKPPIEVAIKGLKSIQNYFDALDNSTEANCKRLKLMVLGDPDAGKTSLAQAIVSCQEPDAGVNIKTIGIDFFHWKEQLPDTDEMLDVMIVDCAGEKKYLLTHQLFLSVGMLFTVIVDLSKYKRSKKYFEDKIGYWMNLIVAKVPNAVIMIVPTHLDLVTDHCIVIESCKHMIQCAHKHIKERQLIIEKGYDENVKKLPKSILPVLPKSYQLEVDGKTETVDVEPGSPTVYLIPISSKQRLPGLNLLRHEIIRIACDVTLSPNVNRYVPKTWLDLEHVCFEERSKRPVLTVDELSLKAQGFRKKRDISKALEYIDSVGPILYFHTNSDASDIVFLDPKWLLQLLKLVFRHDLSDAYKYEDYYATKYDMFEVEFKQAVEVLSKSALLSKKLLRCIWNDNITDSLFNEVIQLFQKCDLAYDMELLSSYQDKNSLLVPWFLQDYCPVPVEPDQNKRTMITLIETRGGLPDGFFQRFIIKVYSLNVFSHCTPWNYGFKGLNKDGEVVCKFETFKNSSRITLQGFSDPKDIYHLWLTIIPILQMLERFIKEWKGVSPGLFSLCPSCFVAKKDNPRPWRLDLSMLHQNEAVLSCDVESKTIDKWLIFPPYGMMLNFIDKQNKTHELENYLSGELSLEDKDSISGLMADRCKELRKALKIDAGQLPPIGSGTHYRERTYKIINLWEQQNQSVSRELFITALSEMHPYPYKAANILLKGT, from the exons ATGCCATCAAAAGAACTGTCAAGAAGTGCTCCTTCTGGTTCTGTAACATTTGATGCCCTTACAAGGAATAATAATGGTGGTAGTATGAGATCTATTCCAGTTTCCATTAGAGCAAGTAGTCCATTACTTTGGCCATTCACTATGCTGCCCTTCTCACGTTTCGAAACAACAAATGATGATAGCAGGTCGCCAAAATTTTTGAACCTCAGCAAACACTCACATGATACTGTAATCAAGTTGAATACAAACAACTTGATTGAGATTCCAAACAAGATGCATCTTTTAAAACAAGTAGAGGAACTTCGACTGACacgaaatatttataaaactgGTGATGGTTTGCAAAATCTTCCTCAGTCAATTTCATCTCTTAACAAGCTAAAAATTTTGGATCTGCGGGGAAACCCACTGAATAGTGTACCTTTATCTGTTTGTAAATTAAAGAATTTAACCGAACTAAATTTAGAAAGTTGTAACATTTTAAGCATGCCATTAGAAATAACCAGTTTAACTAGTTTGAATCGCCTCAGTCTTGATAATAATAAAATCAAGGATCCAGAGCTCTACTACTTTTCTACTGTAAAATACCTGTCAATAGTCAACAATGGAATTCAGAGTGTTAGAGCAATTTTACCAGCTCAAATGGTGACCTTGGACATGAGTGAGAACTTCTTGGAAAGCTTAAAGGAGACTTTTTTTCATGATTCATGCTGTCTAGAAAAACTTTATTTGCGGGAAAATTTGCTTACTCACTTGCCAGCATCAATCAGCAAGTTACCCAAGCTGAAAGTTTTAGACGTAAGCAAAAATGAAATTGGGAAGCTCCAGGAGTCCATCTGCCAAttgaaaagtttaatttttttcaatatatcATACAATGCGTTAACAGCGTTGCCAAAATCAGTGACCAATCTGACTGGTATGGAAAACAGTCGATTTTTATGTGGTGAGAACCCGCTACAGAAACCTCCTATTGAAGTTGCAATAAAAGGTTTAAAGTCAATCCAGAATTATTTTGATGCATTGGATAATAGCACTGAAGCTAATTGTAAAAGGCTGAAGTTAATGGTATTGGGTGATCCAGACGCAG GTAAAACATCTTTAGCACAAGCTATTGTCTCATGTCAGGAACCAGATGCTGGTGTGAATATAAAAACAATTGGTATTGACTTCTTCCATTGGAAAGAACAACTACCTGACACTGACGAAATGCTGGATGTTATGATTGTAGATTGTGCTGGGGAGAAGAAGTATTTACTTACGCATCAGTTATTTTTATCAGttg GAATGCTGTTTACAGTAATCGTTGATTTGAGTAAATATAAAAggagcaaaaaatattttgaagacAAGATTGGGTACTGGATGAATCTCATTGTAGCTAAAGTACCCAACGCCGTCATCATGATTGTTCCTACACATTTGGATTTGGTGACAGATCATTGCATTGTCATCGAAAGTTGCAAACACATGATACAGTGTGCCCATAAGCATATTAAAGAGCGACAACTCATTATTGAAAAAGGCTATGACGAGAATGTGAAGAAACTTCCAAAATCTATATTGCCTGTTTTACCAAAGTCTTATCAGCTTGAAGTCGATGGTAAAACAGAG ACTGTAGATGTTGAACCAGGCAGTCCAACAGTTTATCTTATCCCAATTTCAAGCAAGCAACGTCTTCCTGGATTAAACCTGTTGAGACATGAAATTATTCGCATTGCTTGTGATGTTACATTATCCCCTAATGTTAATCGATATGTACCAAAAACATGGTTAGACTTGGAACATGTTTGCTTTGAAGAACGATCAAAGAGACCTGTTTTAACAGTAGATGAATTATCTTTAAAGGCACAGGGTTTTCGCAAGAAGAGGGATATTTCTAAAGCATTGGAATACATTGATTCTGTGGGGCCTATTTTGTACTTCCATACCAATTCTGATGCATCTGATATAGTTTTCTTAGATCCGAAATGGCTTCTTCAACTTCTGAAATTAGTCTTTCGGCATGATTTGTCTGACGCGTATAAATATGAGGACTATTATGCTACCAAGTACGACATGTTTGAGGTTGAATTTAAACAAGCTGTTGAAGTTTTGTCCAAAAGTGCATTGTTATCTAAGAAGCTGCTAAG GTGCATATGGAATGATAACATTACTGATAGTTTGTTCAATGAAGTTATCCAGCTCTTCCAAAAATGTGACCTTGCATATGATATGGAGCTGCTTTCTTCATATCAAGATAAAAACAGTTTGTTGGTGCCTTGGTTTCTCCAAGATTATTGTCCTGTTCCTGTTGAACCTGATCAAAACAAG AGGACCATGATAACTTTAATAGAAACTAGAGGAGGTCTGCCTGATGGATTCTTTCAGCGTTTTATTATCAAAGTATACTCCTTAAACGTCTTCAGTCATTGCACACCTTGGAATTATGGTTTTAAAGGCCTCAACAAAGACGGTGAAGTAGTATGCAAATTTGAGACGTTCAAAAACTCAAGTCGCATCACTCTACAAGGATTTTCAGATCCAAAAGATATATATCATTTGTGGTTGACCATTATTCCAATTTTACAG ATGTTAGAAAGATTTATCAAGGAATGGAAAGGAGTGTCTCCCGGACTGTTCTCCCTCTGCCCTAGTTGCTTTGTTGCTAAAAAAGATAATCCTCGACCATGGAGATTAGACCTATCGATGCTACACCAAAACGAGGCTGTGTTGTCGTGTGATGTCGAATCTAAAACAATCGACAAATGGTTGATATTTCCTCCTTACG gcATGATGTTGAATTTCAtagacaaacaaaacaaaacgcaTGAATTGGAGAACTATTTAAGCG GTGAATTATCATTAGAAGATAAAGACAGTATTTCTGGTTTGATGGCTGACCGTTGTAAGGAGTTACGTAAGGCGTTAAAAATAGATGCTGGCCAATTACCTCCAATAGGTTCCGGTACACACTACAGAGAACGCACATATAAGATTATTAATCTATGGGAACAACAAAACCAATCGGTATCGAGAGAGTTGTTTATCACAGCTTTGAGTGAGATGCACCCTTACCCGTACAAAGCAGCTAATATACTGCTTAAAGGAACGTAA